From the genome of Vicia villosa cultivar HV-30 ecotype Madison, WI unplaced genomic scaffold, Vvil1.0 ctg.005725F_1_1, whole genome shotgun sequence, one region includes:
- the LOC131642734 gene encoding uncharacterized protein LOC131642734: MANNVTATREATRRTHTYSFHREGLIQLGQLGGLITGHNKTVFTENYGNILTLLDSHVDEWEKPDLDNIANALYLSIEDVLGNWKKNGSTQGFYMSFLVEKAQELANKKMWEAFNALLAVLIYGIVMFPNIHKFVDLAAICLFVDKNPVPTLLADTYYSVHSRYGKGGAIRNCLPLLYTWFKSHLPTSGPFVTSTQKWHQRIMGLTGNDIVWCPTGMDVEKVITSCDKPLDKEIFESVCFEKGTNPKGLEKVRSAWNSIHIDDQTSLGEKNAVAKQAYTDWVEDRVKDRLLPFPKVNPLYKQPPKVPIAIMPAENCIPVNMESTQLHEKKSDAQPKHCLVDQKKVELTHEAKMLKGGSSRVQKRARTEKGERDTTVIVEDHQKILKRAMKEAEEKLKEVLPDWGFSLSQVKALIEGYGLANHPVL; encoded by the exons atggctaacaacgtgaccgctacCAGAGAAGCTACAAGGCGTACTCACACTTACAGTTTCCATCGCGAAGGCTTGATTCAGTTGGGGCAGTTGGGTGGATTGATCACTGGTCATAATAAAACTGTGTTCACTGAGAATTATGGAAACATCTTGACTCTTTTGGACTCACACGTCGACGAATGGG AGAAACCTGATCTGGACAacattgccaacgctctttatttgagcatagaaGACGTTCTTGGGAACTGGAAGAAGAATGGTAGCACTCAGGGTTTCTATATGAGTTTCTTGGTTGAGAAGGCCCAAGAGTTGGCTAACAAAAAGATGTGGGAGGCCTTCAACGCCCTTCTGGCCGTTTTGATTTATGGGATCGTGATGTTCcctaacattcacaagttcgttgatctGGCCGCTATATGTCTTTTTGTGGATAAGAATCCGGTCCCTACTTTGCTAGCTGATACATACTATTCTGTTCACTCTCGATATGGGAAAGGAGGAGCCATAAGAAATTGTTTGCCGTTGTTATACACCTGGTTTAAGTCCCACCTACCTACAAGTGGTCCTTTCGTTACTTCTACTCAGAAATGGcatcaaaggatcatggggcttactggAAATGACATTGTCTGGTGTCCTACTGGGATGGATGTAGAGAAAGTTATAACTAGCTGTG acaagcctttggacaaagagatattCGAATCCGTTTGCTTTGAAAAGGGAACCAATCCAAAGGGTCTAGAAAAGGTGAGGAGTGCTTGGAATAGCATCCATATAGATGATCAGACTTCTCTAGGTGAAAAGAATGCTGTTGCCAAACAAGCCTACACGGATTGGGTTGAGGATAGAGTTAAAGATCgtctgttgcctttcccgaaggttaatcCTTTGTACAAGCAACCACCTAAGGTTCCAATTGCCATTATGCCTGCTGAGAATTGCATCCCAGTAAATATGGAAAGCACCCAATTGCACGAAAAGAAGTCAGATGCACAACCGAAACATTGTCTTGTGGACCAGAAAAAGGTTGAGTTGACACACGAAGCCAAAATGCTGAagggaggatcttccagagttcaaaagagggctagaacCGAAAAAGGTGAAAGAGATACTACTGTTATTGTCGAGGATCACCAGAAGATCCTAAAAAGGGCCATgaaagaggcagaagagaaactcaa GGAAGTCCTCCCGGATTGGGGTTTCTCTTtgtctcaagtcaaggcattgaTTGAAGGATACGggcttgcaaatcatccggttctttaa